One genomic window of Fibrobacterota bacterium includes the following:
- the gatC gene encoding Asp-tRNA(Asn)/Glu-tRNA(Gln) amidotransferase subunit GatC, whose product MEVSREQVLKMAKLARLELSDADVEKMTGSLDKLVGYMAMLKEIDLKDVEPMLAVDTSTRPLRPDEPHVSLPKEKTFANAPSVNMDHFSIPKVIGG is encoded by the coding sequence ATGGAAGTCAGTCGCGAACAAGTCCTCAAGATGGCCAAGCTGGCCCGCCTCGAGCTCTCCGATGCCGACGTGGAGAAAATGACGGGCTCGCTGGACAAGCTGGTCGGTTATATGGCCATGCTCAAGGAAATCGATCTCAAGGACGTGGAGCCGATGCTCGCCGTCGATACCTCTACCCGTCCGCTCCGCCCCGACGAACCCCATGTCAGTCTGCCCAAGGAAAAGACCTTCGCCAACGCGCCGTCGGTCAACATGGACCATTTCTCGATCCCGAAGGTGATCGGCGGCTGA
- a CDS encoding transglycosylase domain-containing protein translates to MAAFPPSGKTPSGFVKARRGWAALLLALPLIPIVHGLFDARLKARTPSLHLLDRNWRFIAALDNGQGDFGYWDMPDSLPPALIAAALAAEDRRFASHPGIDARAVAGAFRDHYLRRGPQRGASTLAMQVARLQRSGGAGWYWKIHDAAAALGLTARLGRTGILRAYFRDAPYGNRISGAACAARRYFRKPVQDVSLAEAALLAALPKAPSRYNLFDVEGFAGARRRAALILKRAQAYGFIDAEKRDGALAELASLDRPARQSRDPSVLHYLRQAAVHTAAAHTAVPAHPRGEERTTLDLAVQDTLQSLLRRELPQLLKWEAGNAAALVLDVRRGQVLAYVGSQGYFDPRGGAIDFANLPRSTGSLLKPFIYAMGMEWKGYTAATVLDDQGHDFGTGNHSFVPEDYDHKYLGPVLYKNALANSRNIPAVEVLKAVGVDEFYRRCVALGLARDDGQAGHYGLGLSIGGLYCSLQQVAEAYLALANQGERRPLVWELPDSATGRTAVEPESAHAEPERVMPADIAMMIRRFLADPVARLPGFPRGGNLEYPFAVSVKTGTSEGYRDSWCMAFSDTYLVGVWIGNADFSPTKGLSGYEGAARIAKRMLYALHPDRLDGLRDGETPYPPGYVPVPICRLTGKRADRFTPYVTTEYFKPGTEPLEYSDAQQTLPVDARNGLLAYPGCPVPIRWKRFTVLEPRYREWAAAQGLEVPPDRYSPECGGQGFADRYALSITSPRGGSRFFIDPEMPEGASVLPIACRIDPAPATVLWLADGEEVAEVKFPFTLKWPMRAGPHTFQAVVPGTNYRSATVRLEVY, encoded by the coding sequence ATGGCCGCGTTCCCTCCATCCGGCAAAACCCCTTCCGGGTTCGTGAAGGCCCGCCGCGGTTGGGCGGCCCTATTGCTGGCGCTGCCGTTAATACCCATCGTCCATGGCCTTTTCGACGCGCGCCTCAAGGCGCGCACGCCTTCGCTGCATCTGCTCGATCGCAATTGGCGCTTCATCGCCGCCCTCGATAACGGCCAAGGCGATTTCGGGTACTGGGACATGCCCGATTCCCTGCCTCCCGCCCTGATCGCCGCCGCCCTGGCCGCCGAGGACCGCCGCTTCGCCTCCCATCCCGGCATCGACGCGCGCGCGGTCGCCGGGGCCTTCCGCGACCATTACCTGCGTCGCGGCCCCCAGCGGGGCGCTTCCACCTTGGCCATGCAGGTGGCCCGCCTGCAACGCTCCGGGGGCGCCGGCTGGTATTGGAAAATCCACGATGCCGCCGCGGCCTTAGGTCTCACCGCGCGCCTGGGCCGGACCGGGATCCTGCGCGCCTATTTCCGCGACGCTCCCTACGGCAACCGCATTTCGGGGGCGGCCTGCGCGGCCCGCCGCTATTTCCGGAAACCCGTCCAGGACGTGAGCCTGGCCGAAGCGGCTTTGTTGGCCGCGTTGCCTAAGGCGCCTTCTCGCTATAACCTCTTCGACGTGGAGGGCTTCGCGGGGGCCCGGCGTCGCGCGGCCCTCATCCTGAAGCGGGCCCAGGCTTACGGTTTCATCGATGCGGAGAAGCGGGACGGGGCGTTGGCGGAATTGGCCTCCTTGGATCGGCCGGCCCGCCAATCGCGCGATCCCAGCGTGCTGCATTACCTGCGCCAAGCCGCCGTTCATACGGCAGCCGCGCACACGGCCGTACCCGCGCATCCCCGCGGCGAAGAACGAACCACCCTCGACCTCGCCGTGCAGGATACCCTGCAATCCCTGCTCCGGCGCGAGCTGCCCCAACTCCTGAAATGGGAGGCCGGCAACGCCGCCGCCCTGGTGCTGGACGTCCGTCGGGGCCAGGTCCTCGCCTATGTAGGCTCGCAGGGTTATTTCGACCCGCGCGGCGGCGCCATCGATTTCGCCAACCTGCCCCGGTCCACGGGGAGCCTGCTCAAGCCTTTCATTTACGCCATGGGCATGGAGTGGAAAGGTTACACGGCCGCTACCGTGCTCGACGATCAGGGCCACGACTTCGGGACCGGGAACCACTCCTTCGTGCCGGAGGATTACGATCATAAATACCTGGGCCCGGTGCTGTACAAGAACGCCCTGGCCAATAGCCGCAACATCCCCGCCGTGGAAGTATTGAAGGCGGTGGGCGTGGATGAATTCTACCGGCGCTGCGTCGCCCTGGGGCTGGCGCGCGACGACGGCCAGGCGGGCCACTACGGCTTGGGCCTTTCCATCGGAGGGTTGTATTGCTCCCTGCAACAGGTGGCCGAGGCCTATCTGGCCTTGGCCAACCAGGGAGAGCGCCGCCCTCTGGTTTGGGAATTGCCGGACAGCGCCACGGGACGAACCGCGGTAGAACCCGAATCCGCCCATGCCGAGCCCGAGCGCGTTATGCCTGCCGATATCGCCATGATGATCCGCCGCTTCCTGGCCGATCCCGTGGCCCGCCTGCCGGGCTTCCCCCGGGGCGGCAACCTCGAATATCCCTTCGCGGTCTCCGTCAAGACCGGCACCTCCGAAGGCTACCGCGATTCCTGGTGCATGGCTTTCAGCGATACCTACCTGGTCGGGGTTTGGATCGGCAATGCCGATTTTTCGCCCACAAAGGGGCTCAGCGGGTACGAAGGCGCCGCGCGCATCGCCAAACGCATGCTGTACGCTTTGCACCCCGATCGCCTGGACGGCCTGCGAGACGGCGAAACCCCGTATCCTCCCGGTTACGTCCCCGTGCCCATCTGCCGGCTCACCGGAAAGCGCGCGGACCGCTTTACGCCTTACGTCACCACCGAATACTTCAAGCCCGGCACCGAGCCGCTGGAGTACAGCGATGCGCAACAGACCTTGCCGGTGGATGCGCGCAATGGGCTATTGGCCTACCCCGGCTGCCCCGTGCCCATACGGTGGAAACGCTTCACCGTGCTGGAACCGCGTTATCGTGAATGGGCCGCCGCCCAGGGCCTGGAGGTCCCGCCCGATCGCTATAGCCCGGAATGCGGCGGCCAAGGATTCGCAGACCGTTACGCTCTCTCCATCACCTCCCCCCGCGGAGGTTCGCGCTTCTTCATCGATCCGGAGATGCCGGAGGGCGCGAGCGTCTTGCCCATCGCCTGCCGCATCGATCCCGCGCCTGCCACCGTCCTGTGGCTCGCCGATGGGGAAGAGGTGGCCGAGGTGAAATTCCCTTTCACCTTGAAATGGCCTATGCGCGCGGGGCCGCATACCTTCCAGGCGGTCGTTCCAGGGACCAATTATCGTAGTGCAACGGTCCGGCTGGAAGTGTATTGA
- a CDS encoding VCBS repeat-containing protein: protein MPKRSPGFAFSLASVLIAIPALPLHAQEGPLHFRKLCLNPQFYSEGISAGDLDHDGIIDIVAGPYYYPGPDFARKVDFRQPRTTPFDTTGDSDCYSVFPFDFNGDGWLDVLSTRQNGGMEAVWYENPKGAGGLWPEHVVHSVVQNESATLLDMDGDGKPELITNSGGYGGWIAPDWSKPASPWSLHRVTQVQNWGSYTHGIGAGDVNGDGRLDLMFSTGWWEHPAAVADTPWTFHAATLGGQAAPQESPGGAQMYAYDVDGDGDNDIVTSLQAHGFGLSWFENKGGGLAFDAHQLVGLPSEKAKYGVAFSQLHALALADLDGDGLKDIITGKRKGAHGNGVADIDSPAVLYWFKLTRPAGQAPRFTPYLIDSEAGIGTQITIADVNGDGRPDILVARRRGAFVFFNDGTGTALRPGRSRKIAERFPKAPSPTLLFPHGDGSEDALGRAPIDGSRAPDAGD, encoded by the coding sequence ATGCCGAAGCGCTCACCAGGTTTTGCATTCTCCCTGGCATCGGTCCTCATCGCGATCCCCGCGCTGCCGCTTCATGCCCAGGAAGGCCCCCTTCATTTCCGCAAGCTCTGCCTCAATCCGCAATTCTATTCGGAAGGCATCAGCGCCGGCGATCTGGATCATGACGGCATCATCGATATCGTGGCCGGGCCCTATTATTACCCAGGCCCCGACTTCGCGCGCAAAGTGGACTTCCGCCAACCGCGGACCACCCCCTTCGATACCACCGGCGATTCCGATTGCTACTCCGTCTTCCCTTTCGACTTCAACGGCGACGGATGGCTCGACGTCCTCTCCACGCGGCAGAATGGCGGGATGGAAGCCGTCTGGTACGAGAATCCCAAGGGCGCGGGAGGTCTCTGGCCCGAGCACGTGGTCCACTCCGTCGTCCAAAACGAATCGGCGACCCTTCTCGACATGGACGGCGACGGCAAGCCCGAGTTGATCACCAATTCCGGCGGGTATGGCGGTTGGATCGCGCCCGATTGGTCCAAACCCGCTTCCCCCTGGTCTTTACATCGTGTCACCCAGGTCCAGAACTGGGGCTCGTATACGCATGGCATTGGCGCCGGGGACGTCAATGGCGACGGGCGACTCGATCTGATGTTCTCCACCGGCTGGTGGGAACATCCCGCAGCCGTCGCGGACACGCCGTGGACCTTTCACGCCGCCACCTTAGGCGGGCAGGCTGCGCCTCAGGAAAGTCCGGGAGGCGCGCAGATGTACGCCTACGATGTGGACGGCGACGGGGACAACGATATCGTAACCAGCTTGCAAGCGCATGGCTTCGGTTTGTCCTGGTTCGAGAATAAGGGCGGAGGCCTCGCCTTCGATGCGCATCAGCTCGTGGGGCTGCCTTCCGAGAAGGCCAAATACGGGGTCGCGTTTTCGCAATTGCACGCGCTGGCCCTGGCCGACCTGGACGGAGACGGATTGAAGGACATCATCACCGGCAAGAGGAAGGGCGCCCATGGCAACGGCGTCGCCGACATCGATTCGCCCGCGGTGCTCTATTGGTTCAAGTTGACGCGGCCCGCCGGGCAGGCGCCGCGTTTCACGCCTTACCTCATCGATAGCGAAGCCGGCATCGGAACCCAAATAACCATCGCGGACGTGAACGGGGACGGACGGCCGGATATCCTGGTCGCCCGCCGCCGCGGCGCCTTCGTCTTCTTCAACGACGGGACGGGAACCGCGCTACGGCCCGGACGGTCGCGCAAGATCGCCGAGCGGTTCCCGAAGGCGCCCTCTCCGACTTTGTTATTCCCGCATGGGGACGGGAGTGAAGACGCTCTGGGTCGCGCTCCAATCGATGGAAGCCGGGCTCCGGACGCCGGGGACTGA
- a CDS encoding UvrD-helicase domain-containing protein has product MQSLPDLKPSDLNPPQLEAVTYGPGPQLILAGAGSGKTRVLTYKIAWLIRERGLRPWEVLAVTFTNKAAQEMRLRIAGLIGYAGNLRWVGTFHSICARLLRFHATRLGYTANFSIFDTDDQKRFIKAVLKAEKLEDDVRFSADAVRHYISRNKNQGITTDQAKLEAEDTYEERMALLYHKYNEELIKNNGMDFDDLIFLAIRLLESFPEIREVFSSGFRYVLIDEYQDTNKAQYKLIRLLVGPHHNLVVVGDDDQSIYGWRGADIGNILSFRKDFPEAKVTKLEQNYRSSANILGVASSVIRNNKNRMDKTIWTANEPGEKIGLLELDDEILEAAWVARRIGEQDGGNRFKPGDTAVFYRTNAQSRVLEDELRRQRIPYLIVGGIRFYERREVKDLMAYLRVLSNPQDSVSLARIINVPKRGIGDKSIQTVELYAAETGIGLFDGLRRARSSGLSDAAAKRILEFVALIDTLRALAANESLPTLIAEIINRTGFKSHLEEEGTEEALDRLANVEELVAAAQDFLRRRSDNELEAARDPDADEADRFQRALELKFPLPSREDADSTTGGSVAETGADSAALDFFGDALPGGNLHATSGGSSPAGPRTGRLEDLELFLQEISLLADTDGLKASQEAVTLMTVHSAKGLEFPRVFVTGLEDGLFPMLREGDDGDVEEERRLFYVAVTRAREQLNLTYARRRRRYGMYQEAGGSRFLGEIDRNYLEIARPRMPQSPFAKAAGREERSWGGFGGARGGSGPSRGYGTSGGRGSDDFGTTATPDYEDFSQEHEEGFRKGQRVRHEKFGDGTVMATDGNGESARVHVLFADHIRRVLMVKFAKLRTLDP; this is encoded by the coding sequence ATGCAATCCCTCCCCGATCTCAAGCCTTCCGACCTGAATCCGCCCCAGCTCGAAGCCGTCACCTACGGCCCGGGGCCGCAATTGATCCTGGCCGGGGCCGGATCCGGAAAGACGCGGGTCCTGACGTATAAGATCGCGTGGCTGATCCGCGAACGGGGCTTACGGCCCTGGGAAGTCTTGGCGGTCACCTTCACCAACAAGGCCGCGCAGGAAATGCGCCTGCGCATCGCGGGGCTGATCGGCTATGCGGGGAATCTGCGCTGGGTGGGAACCTTCCACAGCATTTGCGCGCGGCTGCTGCGTTTCCACGCCACCCGGCTCGGCTATACGGCCAACTTCTCCATCTTCGACACGGACGATCAGAAACGCTTCATCAAGGCCGTACTGAAAGCGGAAAAGCTCGAGGACGACGTGCGCTTCTCCGCGGACGCGGTGAGGCATTACATCAGCCGGAATAAGAACCAGGGAATTACGACCGATCAGGCCAAGCTGGAAGCGGAGGACACGTACGAGGAGCGCATGGCGCTGCTGTACCACAAGTACAACGAGGAGCTGATCAAGAACAACGGGATGGATTTCGACGACTTGATCTTCCTCGCCATCCGCTTGCTGGAGTCCTTTCCGGAAATCCGCGAGGTATTCAGTTCCGGCTTCCGTTACGTGCTCATCGATGAGTACCAGGATACCAACAAGGCGCAGTACAAGCTGATCCGCCTGCTGGTGGGCCCGCATCATAACCTGGTGGTGGTGGGCGACGACGATCAAAGCATCTACGGCTGGCGCGGCGCGGATATCGGCAACATCCTTAGCTTCCGGAAGGACTTTCCGGAGGCGAAGGTGACCAAGCTGGAGCAGAATTACCGCTCCTCCGCGAACATCCTGGGCGTGGCCTCTTCGGTCATCCGCAACAATAAGAACCGGATGGACAAGACCATTTGGACCGCCAACGAGCCGGGCGAGAAGATCGGACTGTTGGAACTGGACGACGAGATCCTGGAGGCGGCCTGGGTGGCCCGCCGCATCGGCGAGCAGGACGGGGGGAACCGCTTCAAACCCGGGGATACCGCGGTTTTCTACCGTACCAATGCGCAGTCGCGCGTCCTGGAAGACGAACTGCGGAGGCAGCGCATCCCCTACCTGATCGTCGGGGGCATCCGCTTCTACGAACGCAGGGAGGTGAAGGATTTGATGGCGTACCTGCGGGTGCTTTCCAATCCGCAGGATAGCGTCTCCCTGGCGCGCATCATCAACGTGCCCAAACGCGGCATCGGGGACAAGAGCATCCAGACGGTGGAACTGTACGCGGCGGAAACGGGCATCGGCCTGTTCGATGGCCTGCGCCGGGCCCGCTCCAGCGGCCTATCGGATGCCGCGGCCAAGCGCATCCTGGAATTCGTGGCCCTGATCGACACCTTGCGCGCGCTCGCGGCCAACGAGTCCTTGCCCACCCTCATCGCCGAAATCATCAATCGTACCGGCTTCAAATCCCATCTCGAGGAAGAGGGGACAGAAGAGGCCTTGGATCGCCTGGCCAACGTCGAGGAACTGGTGGCGGCGGCCCAGGACTTCCTGCGGCGCCGCTCCGACAACGAACTCGAAGCCGCCCGCGACCCCGATGCGGACGAAGCGGATCGTTTTCAACGCGCGCTGGAACTGAAATTCCCTTTGCCTTCACGCGAGGATGCGGACTCGACGACGGGCGGATCCGTCGCCGAAACCGGGGCCGATTCCGCGGCACTTGATTTCTTCGGGGACGCCCTTCCCGGAGGTAACCTACATGCTACCTCGGGCGGATCGTCGCCTGCCGGCCCGCGTACGGGCCGTCTGGAAGATCTGGAGTTGTTCCTCCAGGAAATCTCCCTGCTGGCGGATACCGATGGGCTTAAGGCTTCGCAGGAAGCGGTGACCTTGATGACGGTGCACAGCGCCAAGGGGCTGGAATTCCCGCGCGTGTTCGTGACCGGATTGGAAGACGGCCTCTTCCCGATGCTGAGGGAAGGGGATGACGGGGACGTGGAGGAGGAGCGGCGGCTGTTCTACGTCGCCGTGACGCGGGCCCGCGAGCAATTGAACCTGACCTACGCGCGGCGCCGGCGGCGCTACGGCATGTATCAGGAGGCGGGGGGCTCCCGTTTCCTGGGCGAAATCGATCGGAACTACCTGGAAATCGCCAGGCCCCGGATGCCGCAAAGCCCTTTCGCGAAAGCGGCCGGGCGCGAGGAACGTTCCTGGGGCGGGTTCGGGGGCGCCCGCGGCGGATCCGGGCCCTCACGCGGCTACGGGACCTCGGGCGGGCGCGGGAGCGACGATTTCGGCACCACCGCGACCCCGGACTACGAGGATTTCAGCCAAGAACACGAGGAAGGCTTCCGCAAGGGACAGCGCGTGCGCCATGAAAAGTTCGGCGACGGAACCGTAATGGCGACCGATGGGAACGGCGAATCAGCGCGGGTGCACGTCCTGTTCGCGGATCATATCCGCCGGGTGCTGATGGTGAAGTTCGCCAAATTGCGCACGCTCGATCCCTGA
- a CDS encoding NTP transferase domain-containing protein, with the protein MAPVSCVVPARLASSRFPGKMLHPLLGTPIVVHTLRRAREAGCFDEIICLTDADEIQAAVEAAGFRALLSGPAANGTDRIGRHLHLLRNDLIVNLQGDEPAFAPAALRLLAGALAHEPREVHILVEDRPADPADLANPNRCKAGLDATGHVSDFYRSTPRVPVADSRLQFGAYAYSKSFLCQYAELAPSGPEVSISHEMLRDLALAPIRAHACSWPSQAVDVPRDAELALALLERDFSADATSFAPGSR; encoded by the coding sequence TTGGCCCCGGTCAGCTGCGTCGTTCCCGCCCGGCTGGCCTCCAGCCGCTTCCCGGGCAAGATGCTGCATCCCCTGCTTGGGACCCCCATCGTCGTACATACCCTGCGCCGCGCGCGCGAGGCCGGCTGTTTCGACGAAATCATCTGCTTAACGGATGCGGACGAAATCCAGGCCGCCGTCGAAGCCGCCGGCTTCCGCGCCTTGCTTTCCGGCCCCGCGGCCAACGGGACCGATCGCATCGGCAGGCACCTCCATCTGCTCCGCAACGATTTGATCGTCAACCTGCAAGGGGATGAGCCCGCCTTCGCCCCCGCGGCCCTGCGTCTCTTGGCCGGCGCGCTAGCGCATGAGCCCCGCGAGGTCCATATCCTGGTCGAGGACCGGCCCGCCGATCCCGCCGATCTCGCCAACCCCAATCGCTGCAAGGCCGGCCTGGACGCGACCGGGCACGTATCGGATTTCTACCGCTCGACGCCGCGCGTACCCGTGGCCGATTCGCGCTTGCAATTCGGCGCGTACGCCTATTCAAAAAGTTTCCTCTGCCAATATGCCGAATTGGCCCCATCCGGCCCGGAAGTCTCGATAAGCCATGAGATGCTGCGCGATCTCGCATTGGCCCCCATCCGGGCCCACGCATGCTCCTGGCCCAGCCAAGCCGTGGATGTCCCTAGGGATGCGGAACTCGCCCTGGCGCTGCTCGAGCGGGACTTCTCCGCCGATGCCACGTCCTTCGCTCCTGGATCCCGATAA
- the pyrG gene encoding CTP synthase (glutamine hydrolyzing) encodes MSKPRKATCKYIVVTGGVLSGLGKGIAAASIGNLLSGRLKVIPVKCDGYLNTDPGTMNPIEHGEVFVQDDGGEVDMDFGHYERFMGIETKFYWNLTMGKVFKNILDKERRGDYLGKTVQFIPHVTDSIKNWYHDIAAKENADVLLIEVGGTVGDLENQFYLEAIRQLKRDVGSDNLIYIHLTYVPVPEGVHEQKSKPTQMSVRLLNEKGIEPDIIIGRCSELLKPSIKEKIASYCNIPATAVISGPDVRSVYEIPLIYEKEGLPELLHSYLGIYSPPDLRQWENWVTNIKNNQEHPRKVVTIALCGKYTTLEDSYASVVEALTHCGAHLNVRVDIKWVDTAKLEAPGAVEAILEGVNGVIVPGGFGHRGIEGKIKVIKYVREKNIPYLGICYGMQLAVVEFARNVAGLKDANTTEVREEGIVVPHPVIDILPGQVNVTAKGGTMRLGGHDVEIKPGTRAFSIFGNQGLVRQRFRHRYEVNPEYISRLEEKGLVFSGKHPTENIMQVMELPGHKYFMGCQFHPELTSNLRSPSPLFYHLVKAAIPE; translated from the coding sequence GTGTCCAAGCCCCGTAAAGCCACTTGCAAATATATCGTCGTGACCGGGGGCGTGCTTTCGGGCCTGGGCAAGGGCATCGCCGCGGCTTCCATCGGCAATCTGCTGTCGGGCCGCCTCAAGGTCATCCCCGTCAAGTGCGACGGGTACCTCAATACCGATCCGGGCACCATGAATCCCATCGAGCACGGCGAAGTGTTCGTGCAGGACGATGGCGGCGAAGTGGACATGGACTTCGGCCATTACGAACGCTTCATGGGCATCGAGACCAAGTTCTATTGGAACCTCACCATGGGGAAGGTGTTCAAGAACATCCTGGATAAGGAGCGGCGCGGCGATTACCTGGGCAAGACCGTCCAGTTCATCCCCCACGTCACCGATTCCATCAAGAACTGGTACCATGACATCGCGGCCAAGGAAAACGCCGACGTGCTGCTCATCGAGGTCGGGGGCACGGTGGGCGATTTGGAAAACCAGTTCTACCTGGAGGCCATCCGCCAGCTGAAGCGGGACGTGGGCTCGGACAACCTCATCTATATCCATCTCACCTACGTGCCCGTGCCCGAAGGCGTGCATGAGCAGAAGTCCAAGCCCACCCAGATGTCGGTGCGCCTGCTCAACGAAAAAGGCATCGAGCCCGATATCATCATCGGGCGCTGCTCGGAGTTGCTCAAGCCCTCCATCAAAGAGAAGATCGCCTCGTACTGCAACATCCCGGCTACCGCCGTCATCTCTGGCCCGGACGTCCGTTCGGTCTACGAGATCCCGCTCATCTACGAGAAGGAAGGCTTGCCCGAGCTTTTGCATAGCTATCTCGGCATCTATTCGCCGCCCGACCTGCGCCAATGGGAGAACTGGGTCACCAACATCAAGAACAACCAGGAGCATCCCCGCAAGGTGGTCACCATCGCCCTCTGCGGCAAGTACACCACCCTGGAGGATTCCTACGCTTCGGTGGTGGAGGCCCTCACCCATTGCGGCGCCCATCTCAACGTGCGCGTCGATATCAAGTGGGTGGACACCGCCAAGCTGGAAGCCCCCGGGGCGGTCGAAGCCATCCTGGAGGGCGTTAACGGCGTCATCGTGCCCGGCGGGTTCGGCCATCGCGGCATCGAAGGCAAGATCAAGGTCATCAAGTACGTGCGCGAGAAGAACATCCCTTACCTGGGCATTTGTTACGGGATGCAACTCGCCGTGGTCGAATTCGCCCGCAACGTGGCCGGCCTCAAGGACGCCAACACCACCGAAGTGCGCGAAGAAGGCATCGTGGTGCCGCATCCCGTCATCGACATCCTTCCCGGCCAGGTGAACGTGACCGCCAAGGGCGGCACCATGCGCCTCGGCGGGCACGACGTGGAGATAAAACCCGGCACGCGCGCCTTTTCCATCTTCGGCAACCAGGGATTGGTGCGCCAGCGCTTCCGCCACCGCTACGAGGTGAACCCGGAGTACATCTCCCGCCTCGAAGAGAAGGGGCTGGTCTTTTCCGGCAAGCACCCCACCGAAAACATCATGCAGGTGATGGAACTGCCGGGCCACAAGTATTTCATGGGCTGCCAGTTCCATCCCGAACTTACCAGCAACCTCCGCAGCCCCAGCCCGCTCTTCTACCACCTGGTCAAGGCCGCGATCCCGGAATAG
- a CDS encoding response regulator yields MARLIIIDDESHIADILTRFFKEKGHDAVGVTQAEQALALLEAGPFDLVITDIAMHGLSGLDLLDKMKRQGIDVPVIVTTGNPSHTSAVQALRGGAFDYVVKPFHLEEIAERAEKALSAKRVKDEHLLYSKLVSLHSISRVTADAASMDELSSKVIKLGTRLTGSDGGWYWVSSPDSDTALSGAKVIYPDADNLNQHAFLLRIARATAEKVDVEVTDAPAYGECRAAWFLSLPVEVSSALHGVLIFRREKPSPKYDAVDLEVFNQLAATFALGIRALPGKPLEAWARLVGQMVDEHCPGYESKGERVEALGRILMKEMNWPDGVTEAWPLVCRIYDIAKVRLPQRLLENKEVLADEDLEFVHAQAAWACERIASIPGLETTARVLEDFQENYDGCGRPRGIKGRAISPLARLLAVADAFISMRSARPYREALSEADAIEVVRQGSGKRFDPEIVLALSKARGI; encoded by the coding sequence ATGGCCCGTCTAATCATCATCGATGATGAAAGCCATATCGCCGACATCCTCACGCGCTTCTTCAAGGAGAAGGGCCACGACGCCGTCGGGGTGACGCAAGCCGAGCAAGCCCTGGCCCTTTTGGAAGCCGGCCCTTTCGATCTGGTCATCACCGATATCGCCATGCATGGGCTGTCGGGCCTGGATCTGCTGGACAAGATGAAGCGGCAAGGCATCGACGTGCCCGTCATCGTCACCACCGGCAATCCTTCCCACACCTCCGCGGTACAGGCCCTTCGCGGCGGCGCCTTCGATTACGTGGTCAAGCCTTTCCACCTGGAAGAGATCGCCGAGCGCGCGGAGAAGGCCCTTTCCGCCAAGCGCGTCAAGGACGAGCATCTTCTCTACTCCAAGCTGGTTTCCCTGCACTCCATTTCGCGGGTGACGGCCGATGCCGCTTCCATGGACGAGCTCTCCTCCAAGGTCATCAAGCTGGGCACGCGCTTGACGGGATCGGACGGCGGCTGGTACTGGGTTTCCTCGCCGGACTCGGACACCGCCTTGAGCGGGGCCAAGGTGATCTATCCCGACGCGGATAACCTGAACCAGCACGCTTTCCTGCTGCGGATCGCGCGCGCGACCGCGGAAAAGGTGGACGTCGAAGTCACGGATGCGCCGGCGTACGGGGAATGCCGCGCGGCCTGGTTCCTGTCGCTCCCGGTAGAGGTATCTTCCGCGTTACATGGGGTCCTCATCTTCCGGCGGGAAAAGCCCTCCCCCAAATATGACGCGGTGGACTTGGAGGTTTTCAACCAATTGGCGGCCACCTTCGCCTTGGGGATCAGGGCCCTCCCGGGTAAGCCCTTGGAAGCCTGGGCCCGCCTGGTGGGCCAAATGGTCGATGAGCATTGCCCCGGCTACGAAAGCAAAGGCGAGCGGGTGGAGGCCTTGGGCCGGATCCTGATGAAGGAAATGAATTGGCCCGACGGGGTCACCGAGGCCTGGCCGCTGGTTTGCCGCATCTACGACATCGCCAAGGTGCGCCTGCCCCAACGCCTTTTGGAAAACAAGGAGGTGCTGGCCGACGAGGATCTGGAGTTCGTGCACGCGCAGGCGGCTTGGGCCTGCGAACGGATCGCCTCGATTCCCGGCCTGGAGACCACCGCGAGGGTTCTGGAGGACTTCCAGGAGAACTACGACGGATGCGGCCGTCCGCGCGGGATCAAGGGAAGGGCGATCTCGCCCTTGGCCAGGCTGCTTGCGGTGGCGGACGCCTTCATATCCATGCGGAGCGCGCGGCCCTATCGGGAAGCCCTCAGCGAAGCGGATGCGATCGAGGTGGTGCGGCAGGGGAGCGGGAAGCGCTTCGATCCGGAAATCGTGCTGGCGCTGAGTAAGGCGCGGGGGATTTAA
- a CDS encoding phage integrase N-terminal SAM-like domain-containing protein — MVPFATAVLRAQRHVESAQIQHWMNRFDSALERRGIEAERRVRWTRALSPFLARHALKPERLRPGQVQSFIEEQAESGRYSARALIDLIQALSFFYDSVVEQRELAGEAGHPFDLPAEEWAVAETVLFLGQRRQGRPDWATRD, encoded by the coding sequence ATGGTTCCATTCGCGACCGCCGTGTTACGCGCCCAAAGGCACGTCGAATCCGCCCAAATACAGCATTGGATGAACCGGTTCGATTCCGCCCTGGAACGCCGCGGCATCGAGGCGGAACGCCGGGTCCGCTGGACCCGGGCGCTTTCGCCCTTCCTGGCCCGCCATGCCCTCAAGCCCGAAAGGCTCCGTCCCGGGCAAGTGCAATCCTTCATCGAGGAGCAGGCCGAATCCGGCCGCTACTCCGCCCGTGCCCTCATCGATTTGATCCAGGCACTGTCCTTCTTCTACGACAGCGTGGTCGAACAGCGGGAACTGGCCGGGGAAGCCGGCCACCCCTTCGATCTGCCCGCGGAGGAATGGGCCGTCGCCGAGACCGTCCTCTTCCTGGGACAACGCCGCCAGGGCCGCCCGGATTGGGCCACACGCGACTAA